A region of Plasmodium cynomolgi strain B DNA, scaffold: 0758, whole genome shotgun sequence DNA encodes the following proteins:
- a CDS encoding hypothetical protein (putative), with translation MNLPSGALPSKNFYNELETTFNELGEHDVKCNSDYLQYSEPNIIKICATLVKYLNTNPENERNLKDQHCNLLSLWIYEQLFKYFPDEANRLVLSDIFANRNDLQVDKCLRDVIVLSYDNWKERKDLYDYCVDYHEFNFLNDFSDEKCKEYEKYIEEKSPLYDKYDSLYMQAYEKDVFYKKCKYYNPKKRNT, from the exons atGAACTTACCTTCAGGAGCATTACcatcaaaaaatttctataatGAATTGGAAACTACCTTTAACGAATTAGGAGAACATGATGTTAAATGTAATTCAGATTATTTACAATACTCAGAAccaaatattataaaaatttgtgcaaCGCTTGTAAAATATCTAAATACTAACCctgaaaatgaaagaaatttgAAGGATCAGCATTGTAACCTTTTGAGCCTTTGGATATATGAACAACtgtttaaatattttccagATGAGGCTAATaga CTTGTTTTAAGcgatatttttgcaaatcgCAATGATTTACAAGTCGATAAATGCTTGCGTGATGTAATTGTACTTTCATACGATAACTGGAAAGAGCGTAAGGATCTTTATGATTATTGTGTCGATTATcatgaatttaattttttaaatgattttagtgatgaaaaatgcaaggaatatgaaaaatacatCGAAGAAAAATCTCCACTCTATGATAAATATGACAGTTTATATATGCAAGCATATGAGAAGGATGTTTTTTATaagaaatgtaaatattACAACCCGAAAAAACGCAATAcctaa